The following proteins come from a genomic window of Populus nigra chromosome 6, ddPopNigr1.1, whole genome shotgun sequence:
- the LOC133696830 gene encoding phosphoenolpyruvate carboxylase 4: MTDITDDIAEEISFQGFDDYCKLLKNLLNDVLQREVGTEFVDKLERNLTLAQSACNLRLAGIEDTAELLEKQLASEISKMTLEEALTLARAFSHYLNLMGIAETHHRARKTRNVANLSKSCDEVFNQLLHGGISGDELYASVCMQEVEIVLTAHPTQINRRTLQYKHVRIAHLLEYNDRPDLTQEDREILIEDLVREITSIWQTDELRRHKPTPVDEARAGLHIVEQSLWKAVPHFLRRVSNALKKHTGKPLPLTCTPIKFGSWMGGDRDGNPNVTAKVTRDVSLLSRWMAIDLYIREVDSLRFELSMTRCSDKLSREAHEILERETSPEDRHEGWNQPTSRNQTKLHHHAPPLPTQLPARADLPACTECGDDGGSHPKLELPGTDYMPLSRQDVQGSSNSESSFHKSGHGSSKSIANGSIANSNGHQSAPSPRGSFTSSQLLAQRKRFAESKIGRSSFQKLLEPSPPERPGIAPYRIVLGHVKDKLMKAKRRLELLLEDLPCEHEPWDYYETTDQLLEPLLLCYESLQSCGAGVLADGRLVDLIRRVATFGMVLMKLDLRQESGRHSEALDAITKYLDMGTYSEWDEEKKLEFLTRELKSKRPLVPPTIQVAPDVKEVLDTFRVAAELGSDSLGAYVISMASNASDVLAVELLQKDARLAVSGELGRPCPGGTLRVVPLFETVKDLRGAGSVIRKLLSIDWYSEHIVKNHNGHQEVMVGYSDSGKDAGRFTAAWELYKAQEDVAAACKDHKVKVTLFHGRGGSIGRGGGPTYLAIQSQPPGSVMGTLRSTEQGEMVQAKFGLPHTAVRQLEIYTTAVLLATLKPPELPREEKWRNLMDEISTISCQSYRSTVYENPEFLAYFHEATPQAELGFLNIGSRPTRRKSSTGIGHLRAIPWVFAWTQTRFVLPAWLGVGAGLKGVCEKGHTQELKAMYKEWPFFQSTIDLIEMILGKADIHIAKHYDEVLVSDEKRRELGAELRRELLTTEKCVLVVSGHEKLSENNRSLRRLIESRLPYLNPMNLLQVEILKRLRSDDDNHKLRDALLITINGIAAGMRNTG; this comes from the exons ATGACGGACATAACAGACGATATAGCTGAGGAAATCTCCTTCCAAGGATTTGATGATTACTGTAAACtgcttaaaaatttattaaacgaTGTGTTGCAGAGAGAAGTTGGTACTGAATTCGTCGACAAACTTGAACGCAACCTCACTCTCGCTCAG AGTGCTTGTAATTTGAGATTGGCGGGGATAGAAGACACTGCCGAGTTGTTGGAGAAGCAGCTCGCGTCAGAGATATCAAAAATGACATTAGAGGAAGCATTGACACTTGCTCGTGCTTTTAGCCATTATCTTAATTTGATGGGAATTGCTGAGACCCATCACAG GGCACGTAAGACAAGGAATGTGGCGAATCTATCAAAATCTTGTGATGAAGTCTTTAATCAGCTGTTGCACGGTGGAATATCGGGTGATGAACTTTATGCCTCTGTTTGCATGCAG GAGGTTGAAATTGTTCTTACTGCACATCCCACTCAAATTAATCGCCGTACTTTGCAATATAAGCATGTTAGAATTGCT CATCTTTTAGAATACAACGATCGACCTGATCTTACACAGGAAGATAGAGAAATCCTTATTGAAGATTTG GTAAGAGAGATTACTTCAATATGGCAGACAGATGAGCTTAGGCGCCACAAACCTACACCAGTAGATGAAGCCAGGGCTG GCTTGCACATTGTGGAGCAGTCTCTATGGAAAGCAGTACCTCATTTTTTACGACGTGTCAGTAATGCACTAAAGAAG CATACAGGAAAGCCACTTCCATTAACTTGCACGCCAATAAAATTTGGGTCTTGGATGGGGGGTGATAGAGATGGAAATCCAAATGTAACAGCGAAG GTAACACGAGATGTCTCTCTCTTATCAAGGTGGATGGCTATTGACCTTTACATTAGAGAAGTTGATAGTCTCAGATTTGAACTGTCCATGACTCGCTGCAGTGATAAGTTGTCAAGAGAGGCTCATGAAATTCTAGAGCGAG AAACTTCACCAGAGGATCGGCATGAGGGTTGGAATCAACCCACAAGCAGAAATCAAACAAAGCTTCATCACCACGCTCCACCACTTCCCACACAACTTCCAGCTAGAGCTGATCTTCCTGCCTGCActg AATGCGGTGATGATGGTGGTTCACATCCCAAACTAGAACTTCCAGGGACTGATTACATGCCATTGAGTCGTCAG GATGTTCAGGGTTCTTCAAATTCAGAATCTTCATTCCACAAGTCTGGTCATGGTTCTAGCAAATCTATTGCTAATGGAAGCATTGCTAATTCTAACGGCCATCAATCAGCTCCAAGTCCACGTGGATCTTTCACCTCCAGTCAACTCCTTGCTCAGAGAAAACGTTTTGCAGAATCTAAGATAGGAAGATCCAGCTTCCAGAAGCTTCTAGAGCCAAGTCCACCTGAACGTCCTGGAATCGCTCCTTATAGAATTGTTCTTGGCCATGTGAAAGATAAG CTTATGAAGGCTAAAAGACGTCTGGAACTTCTTCTTGAGGATCTTCCCTGTGAACATGAGCCTTGGGATTACTATGAGACAACAGACCAATTGTTGGAACCACTGCTTCTATGCTACGAGTCTCTG CAATCTTGTGGAGCTGGGGTGCTTGCAGATGGCCGGCTGGTTGACCTGATAAGAAGAGTTGCGACTTTTGGAATGGTATTAATGAAGCTTGACTTGCGTCAG GAATCTGGTAGACATTCTGAAGCACTAGATGCAATCACCAAATATTTGGATATGGGAACATATAGTGAGTGggatgaagaaaagaaactgGAATTCCTAACAAGAGAGCTCAAAAGCAAGAGGCCACTAGTTCCTCCCACCATTCAG GTTGCTCCTGATGTTAAAGAAGTCTTGGATACATTCCGTGTTGCTGCTGAGCTAGGGAGTGATTCACTTGGAGCATATGTGATCTCTATGGCATCCAAT GCAAGCGATGTCCTTGCTGTGGAGCTTTTACAAAAAGATGCCCGTCTTGCTGTTAGTGGCGAGCTAGGGAGACCTTGTCCTGGAGGAAC GCTGCGGGTGGTTCCATTGTTTGAAACTGTGAAAGATCTTAGAGGGGCTGGTTCGGTTATCAggaaattattatcaattgattgGTACTCAGAGCACATTGTAAAGAACCATAACGGGCATCAGGAG GTGATGGTTGGATATTCTGATTCTGGTAAAGATGCTGGGCGGTTCACTGCTGCATGGGAACTTTACAAAGCCCAAGAGGATGTTGCGGCAGCTTGCAAAGATCATAAAGTTAAAGTAACTCTATTCCATGGACGAGGAGGGAGTATCGGTCGTGGTGGTGGACCGACATATCTTGCCATTCAATCCCAACCACCAGGTTCAGTGATG GGTACTCTTAGGTCAACTGAGCAAGGAGAGATGGTGCAAGCCAAGTTCGGGCTGCCACACACAGCTGTTAGACAGTTAGAGATATACACAACTGCAGTTCTGCTTGCAACATTAAAACCCCCAGAGCTACCTCGAGAAGAAAAATGGCGTAATCTCATGGATGAGATTTCAACAATCAGCTGCCAAAGTTACCGGAGCACAGTATATGAAAACCCGGAATTTCTTGCCTACTTTCACGAGGCTACTCCACAAGCTGAGCTTGGTTTCCTTAACATAGGAAGCCGGCCCACAAGAAGAAAGAGCTCAACAGGAATCGGACATCTTCGTGCCATTCCATGGGTATTTGCGTGGACCCAAACAAGATTTGTTCTTCCAGCCTGGCTAGGAGTTGGGGCAGGTTTGAAGGGTGTTTGTGAGAAGGGACACACTCAAGAGTTGAAAGCAATGTACAAAGAATGGCCTTTCTTCCAATCTACCATAGACCTAATAGAGATGATTCTGGGGAAGGCAGACATTCATATAGCGAAGCACTATGATGAAGTGCTCGTGTCTGATGAGAAGAGGAGAGAACTTGGTGCTGAATTAAGAAGGGAACTCTTAACAACTGAGAAGTGTGTATTGGTGGTTAGTGGGCATGAGAAGTTGTCGGAAAACAACCGGAGCTTGAGGCGGCTTATCGAGAGCAGGCTACCCTATCTTAATCCTATGAATTTGTTACAGGTTGAGATTCTAAAGAGGTTGAGAAGTGATGATGACAACCACAAACTCAGAGATGCTCTGCTTATTACTATAAATGGTATTGCTGCTGGGATGAGGAACACAGGTTGA